The following is a genomic window from Lagenorhynchus albirostris chromosome 2, mLagAlb1.1, whole genome shotgun sequence.
TCAAAAGTCAGTTTTTTGCCTGTAAGTTGGTAAGCCAAAAGAGACTAAGAAGtgactcaaatgtcacctcctcaggtgAGACTTTCCTGAGCAGCCTTCCAGAAAACAGCAGAACCCTTGTCACCACCCATcctaccttgctttattttttcttcatagtacCTGACAttgttatctattttgtttacatGCTTACTGTCTTtgccctcttaaaaaaaaaaaaaaaagctctatgaGGGCAAAAATCTTGGCCATCTTGTTCACCACCAAAGCCTTAGTGTCTGAACAGTATCTAGCACATTCTTGGAGGTccatagatatttgttgaatgaatgtatgagTGAGAGTCTAAGGCTCAGTCACCAAAAGCATTTCTACCAATGAGTGAGTCTGGTCTTTGAAATATAACCATTGATTCTCTAAGGAAAAGTTCACATTGAAAAATCTGCTGAGGCAGAGAAGGCTCCTCCCTAGAGGTGCAGTGGAGAACTACAATACTTGGCAGTGAAGGTATTTGCAGACACCATCTCCTGTAAACTCTGATTCTGTGCAGATCAAAATGGGCCTTAAAGCCAAGAAGCCATCCCCAGGGTGGCTCTTTGCTATACCTGGTCTTTAAGTCCTCAAACTGAACTTCAAACAGCTAATAGGCATCCAGCCTTGCTGCTGATCCTCTAGGTATAGGCTCCATTTCCTCTACTGCTTTTCCTCATTGCTTGTTGATTGCTGTTAATGGTATAGGGGTTTCATTTGTTGCCTATTGTCCCTGTCCTCTAGACTCACTCCTACTGAAAATACATTCACCGCTGTGCTCAGAGACACTTTCCAGAGTAAAATGTATCAGCTTTTATCCATCAGTCATTTTTATCTCAGTTATGAGATTATTTTAGTCTATAGCTTGTTTGgtaaatttgtttcattttgagaTTGATGAAGAAATGTTTtgggaataaaggaaaataaaagcttaGTTGAATTTATCAATAATAGATCAAGCTGTCAAACTATAAGAAGATTTCTGTTTGTGTttgcatatataaatatctaaCGTAAAAGACATAGAAATAACAACCTGGGGTTTTCTGAACCTCACACTTTCCTAGTCTAATAGCAAGGCTCACTAGATGGCGATCTACCCTTTCAGGATAATATACCTCTTTGGCCAGGACTTGTTTCTAGAAATAAGTAAACTATCACAAAGACATATGGtttgatttattgttttttacTGAGCCCTTACTCTGTGCTCAGCATGGTATTCTTAGATATAGTAAGAGATACAAAGGAAGTTTAAGACAGTCCTCAGAGAACTTATAGCCAGAAAGATAACAGCAACAGgcaaagaagaaaactgtaactGTCTGCTTTCTAGCCCTTAGAAGCTCCCCCACAGATACTATGTTCAGACATTGTGTCGGCACATTTTTGAAAGGAGGGCTTGAAGAACAACAGAAGTGTCCGTCAGATGGGAAATAGGAGCCATAATTAGGAGAATTCTCTTTCCCATCTATGTTTTCTTGTGTTTCGATGAGAGTATCTTTCTTTTATGTAGGGCCTCGAAATAATAGCATTTACCCTTTTGTGGGGCATACTATGTCAGGCTTTATGTTAATGCTTTAAACGCCTTAGATAACTCAGTCCTCGCAATAATACCTAGTAggttgttatgggctgaattttgtcctcccaaaattcaatGTTAGAGTCCTAACCCCAGGTACCTCataatgtgattttatttggagatagggtctttaaagagataattaagttaaaatgaggtcattaggtgggccttaatccaataccATTGGTGCCCTTacaagaggaaattaggacacagacacatatagaaagaagaacatgtggccatctacaagccaaggagagaggtttcagaagaaaccaaccctgccaacaccttgatctcagacttctagcctccagaattcaagaaaaaaaatgtctgttgtttaaatcaACCAGCCTGTGTTAATTTGTTGGAGCAGCCCTCACAAGCTAATGCAGAGGTATTATCTCCATTCTAGAGATGAGTAAAGTGAGACTGAGGAAGGAGAAGTTAGTTGTCGAAAATCACACAGCCAGCATATAACAGAACTCAAGTTCAGGGTTTGGTTTATCACTGAGGGCTGAGACCACAACATTACAAACTTGACACTGAGGGAGGGAATGTAGACAGACCTTATCCTACCGGTCAGTGAGTAAGCAAACAAGCCTCCTCAGTCTGGTCAGTGAATGCCTCCCAGTCTCACCCAGGCGAGAGGAAGGGAAAGCCAGAGAAGCCTGGCTCAACTTCCTTCACCTTTGGGCTCAGAACTCTTCTGGCAGTGGTGGCCATAAGTGGTCAGTGATGCAAATCATTCTTGACTTCATTTAaaatgagccacaactcctgtcGTTCTAagaggtctttcttttttctctttatgccCCATAACCAAATTCCCTGGCTGGGCAGGGTCCTTATCACATTGTCTTGTAAATGTAGGGCTGACTAGAAAACAGACACAGGGAAGTCAGCAAATATAAATTTGGATCACACACCTTCCTTTCGGCCTTGGGGAATGCCTGAGGGGTTGTGGTCCAGTGACCCATGGGCAATGGATAAAGACATTTAGGCCAGGTGTAGAGTGTATGAATTATGACTTGACCCACTGCTTACATCCCAAGGAGGGTCACCGTGTCATCAACAAATCAGGATTGTCTAACTTAAACGAACCTACAACCAGATGAGTGGGGGTGGTAGAGCCAGCATGTGCACTAATCATATCTAGACACCTACTCCCACAGTAGGAGTGCCTGTCATTCCTCCACTCTCCTAAGGTCCAGGCAGCAGCTGGAAAAAGGCTGAGGAGCTTCCATACCCGCAAGGCAACTCATGGACCATCACAGGCACCCAATATAGGTTGAGATGCTATGGGCTTCAACCTCATGCCGAAGAAGTATGTGTAAATGTAAAGTGAATTAATAGAAATGTTAGTCTAGAATAGGTAGATTAGACATTTTATATTGGAAAGTCTTTTGTTATATTAAATAatcctataataaaaaatataaaaattttaaaaggctacctcttgtttgtttctatttcttatatAAAGCCAACTAAGTGAATACAAAACAATTCACTGCACAGACACTCTGTGGTTTGACACCCTAGAGTTGTTCTTTCCTAGaggcttaatttttatttcctgaacATTTAAGAGACACACCTGGACTGTTCTTCCTGCTTCACCCCAAGCTCCTCAAGATGGTGAATCTGGGcagcctgattaaaaaaaatgtagattcctGGGCCTCACCCCCAGAGTTGCGATCTCTGTGGAAggcaggaatctgcattttgaatAAACATGCCCAGGAAATTCTGATAGGGAATCTTACTTTGGGAAACACCATTTTGATTTTTCACTAAGAAGACGCTGAGAGCTGATTCTTAAAGCCAGAATCCTCTGCTTTAGACTCTCAGGATAATTTATGTCCCATTACCAGTTTTCCCCTGGTAAATCTTTGCAGAGCTCCACAACGATAGGCCAGTGCTTACTATATCCTCCAGAGGCTCCTTCTACATATAGTCCAACCCTCACTCTCCCACAgctttctcttcttgtggagtaAACATAATTTCTCCAGGGTGGCTCTGGAGGGACTGCGGAGCCATCAAAGCCCCCTGTCTCAAACCTCAGAGAAGACTGGGGGCCTCTGACCCAGATAATGGACCCCTCACAGTTGCAGACCACTGCCAAATACCCCCTTTCAGTTGTGACTGGAAAACTGTGTCCACCTCTTGGTGAGTAtagagccaaaagacacaacaaaGCCAAAGATCAGAagaaaggatttattacttgcagcaagtaaggagaacacacTGGGGATCTTTCCTAAAGCAGCATCTCCCAGAACAGTAaagttggggaagttttaagctgaGGGTCCATGCATATTTATGAAGGGGCTTGGACAGTTgacagagtccaaactttagttgattgaagtcaccaGGGTCAGGAAAGGTCAACATCATCGTCCCTTAGGTTCCGGTTGATCTGGTGGTTGAGTGCTTCAGGCTAACCTTTACCACTGAAAGATAACTGGGAGTCTTCACAACTGATAtgttatctttgctattgttacttctcttgcctgatagCAGGTAatgtttctgcattcttttgttcccttaaaatcattaattactgagacctgttcaagggcaagcattgtaGCCAGGATTAGATCACAAATGGCTTaagccaaaaatggcttctcttgggctcccctggtggcgcagtggttgagagtccgcctgccgatgcaggggacacgggttcgtgccccggtatgggaagatcctacatgccgcggagcggctgggcccgtgagccatggccgctgagcctgcgcatccggagcctgtgctccgcaatgggagaggccacaacagtgagaggcccgcgtaccacaaaaaaaaaaaaaaaaaaaaaaaaaaaaaggcttctctTACGTCAAGAAAGCCCCTACCCTATCTGCTCACATAACCAAAGCCCCTCAAAGTTTGGGGCAATCTGCTGTTGGTCCCTGACAAGGACCATTGCTAGCTGTGGGAAATGCAAGAGATGAACTGTAGGAATAAAGTGGTCCCCAATTTGACCTGCCACAAGCCCAAGCTGCCTCTGGATTTTCCTGATAAGGAGGGGTTACCTGCTATTCTTCAGGACCTAGTTTATCAGGGTCTGGTCTTCTGCTAAAGTTTGGGGCATCACTATTGTAAGGCCAagtggcccgaggcaggggaacacaatcagattcacaggttgcatcagaccgaaattctccggaccacccatttccagaaactgccctggagacattctggaccacccagttccaggaactgacctggggactttgaacccagcccagccttcccgcctttcgaggggcgggactaacggtcccacaggatacccgaaaagaccaccaaataaggaataccctgcgccctcccagattcaccacacccctttcccttcttcccctataaagtcttgcccaaccctcgcccgggtgcgacttctctggccccatTCTCTCGGACCAgcgaacctcgcccgggagcgttccctaataaagctcacttgaagctttcctctgtttcgcggtgccgtttgttaagatccgaccttacaactATCAGCTCTCTAAGAACGGGTGTCTCAAGTCTGAGCTCCACTTGACAGTCTTGTTTCTGGGAATATTACCCCCaaactgggtttgcctcttggtggATGTCAAGCCAatagacacaaccaagccaaagattgGGAGAAGGAGggatttattattacttgcagcaagtaaggagaacaccgggGATCTTGCCCAAAGCAGTGGCTCCCgaaacagcaaaattggggaagttttttgtttgtttgtttgttttttaataggtGAACCAGATATTTGCATGTTTGATCACATAAAGAAAATATCCATATAGTTAAAAAATGTTATTAGTTGTATAGTGTAGATGCCATATAACAAATGTCTACGGGGTTCATCTGAAATTCTTTATAATTTCAGAATATAAACCCAAGTTAGGGTGAAAGCTACTCTTTCCGCAAGCACTTATGTACATCTTTTAAGATCGTCTAGGACAAGTTTGTAACGATAATAATACCAAGAATAACGATGATGGTGGTAAcagctcacatttattgagtttttagcATATGTCAGAGctgttctaagtattttacatgaatttatttaatccttacaccaACGTTATGAAGTTACAACCGTTACCTtcaaaactggggaagttttaagctaagggtataTTCATATTCATGagggggcttgagcagaggagaactcagcatagaattggggcaaaggttaacagagtccaagctttagttgattaaAGTCAGGAGGATCAACGTCATCCATCCTCCATGTGGGTGGGGACCTTacttcctgcagaactcaaagatatattattatatataagatcattaattactgagacctgttcaagggcaagcattgcaGCCatgcttagatcacaaaatggcttaggccaaaatgggTTCTCTTATGTTGAGAAAGCCattcctgcttctctttctccagggacccccTAACCTAATCTGCTTACAAACGTTGCCTTGAAGTTCAGGGTTATTTCTCCAGGATATCTGAACCTCTAGAAATATTCTACCACATTGATAGATGGTCCTCTGTGATCACTCTGGTGTGAACTGAAGGCAGATCActttcccccctgcccccacccatggACATTTGTGAATCCAAACATGTGTATTGTGTCTGCCATAAACTTCTGACTTGTGATGCCATCTTCCTGGGAAAGGGAAGTGTTTGAAGCTTTGATTCACAAAAATTGGGTGGGAAAGAAGGGTTGAGTCCTATTTAGATCTCTTGGGTTGTTATGAAGGTTGCTAAAGAAAATTGGGTTTTATAGATAATTTAGTTAATAGCATATGTTCCAAGGGAAAAGGCTTTTTAGTGggccaaataaaaaaatttgctccagggacttcccagtggttaagacgctgtggttccaatgcagggggtgaagTTCCATCACTGGTTGAGGAATAAGATCCTACAtggccaaaagattaaaaaaaaattgctccattatggaaaaaagaaaatggatagaTAATCACTGTTTgatcagataaagaaaaaaggatttctAGACTCTTGGTAGAAGATGCTCAGACTCTCAGATAGAAGTCAGTTGGGTAGGTGAGTAGCTAGTTTCCAGAATAAGTCTTAATCCCATTAAAATTCATCAGAAacttgttttaaacattttatcagaaattttacttttgtttttcctagaGGAAAGCTGTGAATTAGATCCCACAGAAGCATTTTTCCCTAGATCAAGTTTGGGACAATTTATCTTTTACTATGattaaataagtttatatttctaaaatgtttaacaTAGTCCTTGGTATATACAAAACTTTAGAAGTctttgagagagagaagaggaagagaaagagagaagaaaagaagaaagagaaagttatTAGAAGCTACATATCTCTCTTTTTAAGCCTTAGCGCTTAACTCTTGTtaagaaaaacttcaaaatttGGAACTAGGCTAAAAGGAattattgcatttctttttaatattctggggTATTGCCTAGCAGGTCCTATCAGTGATTATCCAGTTCTTTAGAGGAGTgtactttcatttcatttattatttactattgattaaaacatgtaaaaactCTGAAAGCCTAGATGTTAATTTGTAGAAGACTGAGAGCAATGCAAATGCTTTTTGTCCAATggcaatacaaaaaaaattttaccaGAAAAGATAGCCACAAAGATTATGGTTTTATTGCCCTTTGGGCAttaatttgttttccctttttttcctgattttcagtctttccttctctctgttgaGATgatatccattgatctgttttttttgttttgttttgttttgttttttcccctgacCACACCACACAGCGTGCAGGAtttcagctccccgaccagggattgaacccaggccacagctgtgaaagcccggaatcctaaccactagaccaccatgGAACTCCCatccattgatctgtttctaAGTTCACTGATCATTTCCTTGGTTGTATCCAACCTAATGTTGATCACATCCAAAGCGTTTTTGATTGTGGATACTGTATTTTCAGTTTGGggatttccattctttctttcttttttttttttttaatagtttccaaATCTCTCCTGAAATTTCCTATGTCTTCAGTCACTATGTAGATCTTCTCCTGTAGACTCTAAcaaatttatcagttttatctcAAATTCTTTGTCTGCTAGCTCCAATGTCTGGGTCATTTGTGGGTATCTTTATACTGACTGATCTCTCTCTTTATTACAGGTCACAGTTTCCTGTTTTGTTGAATgtctaataattttattatgtatttgacATTGTGGATGATATGTCatagaaactgtattctgttatCTTCCTCTGAAGAATGTTGTTTTATTCTAGCAGGCAGTTAAATTACTGACAGATCACTTTGACCATGCTTTGTTAGGCAGGTACATTTCAGGAATTGGGGTCTcacaaagaaaggagagaaataataGGGCAAAAATAAGTTTTTGAAGAAATACTAGCCaaaaatttggtttaaaaaacagTACCCAAAGATCCAGGTAGCTCAACAAAACTTAAGGAGGATAAAgtcaaagaaaaccacacctaggCACATCATTATTAAATTgttgaaaatcaaaaataaagagaaaatatttaaagcagcaaaagaaaatagTTGCATTGCAAATAGGGGAGCAGTGATAAGAATGACAACTGATTTCTTATTGGATTGGAAGCTAGCAGATGTTGGAACTACATCTTTAAAGggctggagaaaaaagaaaagtcaacctagaattctatatctagtaaaaatatttttcaaaactgaggGTGAAATCAAGATGTTTTCTGATAAATCAAAGCTGAACCGATTTTTCACCAGCAGACACTCACCACAAGAAATTCTAAAGGAAATTAAGTAGGTTGAAAAGGAGTGATAACAATTGGAAATTTAGATctatagaaaggaaggaagggggggctgagttccctccctgttggttgtttggcctggggTGACTCAGCACTGGAACCCACAGGGTCCTTGGTGGGGCTGgtggtggactccaggagggttcaggccagggagggcttcccagaacttctgctgccagtgtccttgtctctgcagtgagccacagctgacccctgcctctgcaggagaccctccaacactagcaggtgaTAAGAATGGAGGTGAGCCTGATGATGCTGAACTGGTAAGGCTCAGTAAGAGGCTGGTGGAGAATGAGGTGCTCAAGGCTGTCCAGCAGTATCTGGAAGaaacacagaacaaaaacaaGCCAGGGGATGGGAGCTCTGTGAAAACTGAAGAGGCTGATAAGAATGGCACTGACAGTGGCAATAACAGGAAATGAGACCTGAAGGCAGGCAGGCCCCCGCCGTGAGACGCATCCGTGAGAAGCATCCGTGAGAAGCATCCCTGCTCCCTCTGCCCAGTCAATGGGCTAATCTGCATTGTGCTAAGTGTGTGTCTCTTGTCCAATCTGTGGAGATTGCCTAATGCTTTCATGATTGATGTGTTTGCATTCctgaaacacaacagaagaaaaatggaGTGCTGGGACTATCAGAGGAAATTAATTTATGAAGGAAGAATGGCACTGGTTTCAGTTGCCCTCAGCCGGGGCTGTGGGAGAGAGGAGTTTGTGTTATGCCTCGTGGACTCAAATTAAAGGCCATGGAAGGGGCCTTGCTGTAAATGGAATACTGCCATTTATATTGCTTAGCAGGGCATTTGACTACTTTATCTGAGGCCAAAACATACACAGAGCTAACGAGTGCTACGATTAAAATGATCACTGTTGAAATTATTATCCATATAGTTAGTCCATAATGTTTCATGTTTGTCCTATGTGGGCTGTTGCTATGCAGTGATCTTGTTTCatgtaaatgatatatttttggtGAAATGCAACCTTTTCTATAAATGTGGGCAGCATTTAAAGGTTTCTTTTTAACCCTCTTTTGATAAGTCGGTGTGCCATATTGAATGTTTTTCATTGGCATTTGCACATAAAATgtatcatataatttttttcccatagGCCAGAAAGCTATTGGAATCCAAGACTTAATTAATGAAGCTTTGTGCGAGAGAGGATGGGTCTGCAGTCCAAAGTGAAACAGATAAAGCAACTTTTATTAAAGCCTGAGACTCAGGCCAAAATTAGGAAGGAGCTTTTTGAAGGAAGTTTCATTAACAACAGTAATGAAGGAAATGGTGTTGATTTCAGCGCAATTTTGGCTTAAGCTCTACATTGCTATTGTGGTACCAGAGTTTATGAAGTCTTTTCAGCTCATTAAATAGCTCTTTGGTAAATATCGAAGAAGTGTTCTGATAGAGTCTGCACAACAGCAAACCAACACTGGTAAGGAATTAACAATTTCTTACCAAAGAAAACTGATTCTGCACTGTTATTTTTAAGCTGAATTTGTGTTTTAGGATGTTTATCTCTATAATATCGAAATTCATTTTATAGAAGGGACTTCTTAATTAGCCATTGTGAGATGTTCCTTGCTTCttagcaaataaaatatacagaccGTGGAAAATCATTTACAGACCAAAAAAACCAGTATTTTAAGGGTAACTTGTCTCCTGTTGacatgatttttgttgttgttaaatcaaAAGAAGCATTGTTCACATGTATCTATGCCTAGTGTTACTTTTAATGAGACTTTGAATGTTTATTGATCACCAGTACttgaatgaacatttttaaatgtaattattgcAATCACTGGTTAAGAATGTTTTATAATGTCCATATGTGTTATTTTTCAATGATCAAAAtgtaatttgctttttcatttcttaatgaatgtttgggatttttattttctacttttcagaAGATAAGCCCCAGGTCTTACTGTATCCCTCACAATCTGAATTTGTTTGCACTGGTTCATTTCTAAAGAAAATTCTTGAAAAATTTCCCTCCCATATGATAATCACTGGTAACAGCTTTTCTATAGTCAGTGCAAAATTACTGCTACTAAGAGATCATGATGGAGGGTGAAATTATTAGAGATCAAATATGTAATCATTTCAAAGATAAAATCCAGTTTACTCATGGATTTTAGCTATTTTTTCACTGGGTAAATTATgctacatttatttataaatgagtTTATGCATTTTCATGCCTCCTAATAAAGGTATTGttttcctgtaaaaaaaaaaaggagaggaaggaaagaagaacaatGGGAATGGTAAATAAGtggatgaatatttaaaaatacaactttttgttcttttcttaaatttcttgaaTGGCAATTGACTTTAAGGCAAAACTAATAACAGTGtaagttgggatttttttttaacacatgtaGACATTAAAATATGTGGCAATGACACAAAGGACAGTAGGGGTGTTAGTGGAATTATACCattgtaaagatgtcagttttctccaaacagatttatttttattgtccatTACCCAATAAAAATCCAAACAGAATTTTTGAGGAAATTGCAAGCTGATTCCATTATTTTTATGAAGACAAATGTCCAAAAATAGCCACTGCTAAAGAGCAGTTTAAGGTGGGAGGCCTTGACCTCCTGTATTAGTTAAGAAAATGCAGTAtcttaagtgaagtaagtcagaaagagaaagacaaacaccatatgatatcacttatatgtggaaactaaaatatgacacaaatgaactaatctatgaaacagaaacagactcacagacatgtagaacagacttgtggttgccaagggggaaggggcatgggagagggatggattgggagtttgagattggcaaatgcaaactattatatacaggatggataaacaacgagatcctactgtatagcacaggaaactatattcaatatactgtaataatccataatggaaaagaatgtaaaaaagaatgtatatatatgtataactgaatcacttttctgtacagcagaaattaacacgttgtaaatcaactacacttcaataaaagaaatttagaaaaaacaacaaaaaaaccaacaacataAAAGCAAACATATTGACAAACtcaccaaagaaaacaatagcatagAAAAAGCCCACATGTATATGAAAATTTGACATAAGACACAGGCAGCTTTGTAGATATCAGAGAAAGGATGAGTGACACCGAGGCAACTGGTTATGCatatagaaaaaatgaaattggattcATACTTCACCTTACACATAAAAGTTCATTCCTAATGATTAAAAACTTTCATGTGAAaggcaaaacttaaaaaaaaaaaagcttcaagagcATATCTTTAAGGCCTAAGGATAGGAAAGATTTCcttaaacaagatacaaaaacCCTGCTAACtataagataaaaatatgaataaatttgactacattaagtaaaaaaatgtttgttcatcaaaagataccaCAAAGATGGGACtcctctggcagtccagtggttaagactctgcactcccaatacagggggcacgggtctgatccttggtcagggaactaagatcccacatgccacatggtgtggcctaaaaaaaaaaaaaaagatatcatgaAGGGAGTCAAAAGACAAGTTGTAAACTGGcaaactgggagaagatatttgcaacaaaATTATTGAAACTGAGAAAAGATTAACATCTAGAATAGATACTGTTACAAACTAccataaacaaataagaaaaagatacacAACCCAGTGCAAAGATGGGCAAAGACTTGAGCCAGCATTTCACAGAACTTATCAACATATGACAAGATGCTCAACCTCTCTAGAAAtctaggaaatgcaaattaagatcaCAAGGTACCAGTTTACATCTACTAGACTACTCAAAATTATGAAGTCTAGTGATACAAAGTGTTGAAGATGTGGATTAAACAGAACTCTCATGTACTGCTGGTAGAAGAGGAAATTTTACAAACACTTTAGAAAATAAGTTGGCattattgaataaaattaaagatgtgcaaaccttatgacccagcatttcTATTCCAAACAATTGTATGCATGTACCAagagatatgtataaaatattcatagcaaTATCCTTTCTACTGGCAAAAACTTGGAGGTAAACCTAAATGTCTGTTATCAGGATAATGGGTAGATTGTAACATGTTTCCAAAGTGGAATATCGtgcagaaagaaacagaattagGTACAGCTACATGCAACAAAATAgatgaaacagaaat
Proteins encoded in this region:
- the LOC132515589 gene encoding A-kinase anchor protein 7 isoforms alpha and beta-like; this translates as MDPSQLQTTAKYPLSVVTGKLCPPLGDPPTLAGDKNGGEPDDAELVRLSKRLVENEVLKAVQQYLEETQNKNKPGDGSSVKTEEADKNGTDSGNNRK